A stretch of DNA from Larus michahellis chromosome 19, bLarMic1.1, whole genome shotgun sequence:
TGGCCACAATGGACCTGGGCTTTGGGATTTGTTTGCTGGTCCCACAGCGACAACTATAGGTGACCATCCATGATGGAGCTGGGTCCAGCACAATGTCCAACCACCTGCCCGGTCCCGGCCTCAGGCCAGCAAAACCCAGGCTGGGCAACCAGCCCCCGGCTCAGGCAGGATGCGGGCAACCGCAGTCCTTCCTGGCCCCTCGCCTCCCTGAGACCCCCCGGTGTCCAGGCAAGAGGGTCCCCATGCCAGGGTCTCCGTCCCAGAGTCCCCATCCCAGAGTCCCCATCCCAGGATCCCTGTCCCAGGGTCCCCGTCCCACCGCCATCAGGagtgggggttttggggagcgTGGTCAGAGCCTGGAAAACCCCGACCCCACTTGGCACACGTCCCCCCAGCGCTGCAGGCCCCCGCGGTCCCCGTacgctgctgcctcccccccccaccggggTCTTCTGCGGGGACACGGAGCGGGGGATCCCAgtgcgggaggggagcggggatggACACCTATGGGTGGCCCCAGCACGGGGGGCTGGGGTGATGCGTAGGGCTGGGGATGCCTAAGGCAGcatccccctcctcacccccccacccagaatcccccgcacccccccatggcagagctgcctcctcccgCAGGGGACCCGGGGCCAGCGGAGAGGGTGACAGGTGACAAGGAGCCAAGACCCCCGCACCCACGGGGCAGGGACCACCCTGGGGTGCTCCAATCCATGGAGGGGGGGCCCTCAGCACGGtgcgggctgctgggggggggatttgcttgggggttggggggggctgttgggggttCTTCTTGAAGAAGGCTCCTGGTCGCGCAGGAAGGATGGCCGGGAGACGGCGGTGGTACCCAAAACATCACAGTGAACATCACACTCAGCCAGAAACACCCGCGGGCTGCTCCTGCCATGAGGAGGAAGCCCCTcgcaacccccccctcccccagcccccggcgAACCCCCTGCGCTCGGCTCTGCCAAACGCTCCGGGAGAAAAATattcctccccccggcccccaacCCGGGGGGAGGCAAAAAAATCCCATCCCCCCCCTCGCGGGTCCTCGCCCAGGGCGCGGGTGGGAATCGCCCCTTCGTCACGGCGGGTGCCCGCCATGCGATGCTccccccatggcggggggggatgACGCCCGGTGGTCTCGCCGCGGTAGCACCGAGGAAAACCCAGCGGACTCCGGCTGTGCCAGGAAAGCTGGGCTGATGCTCCGCAGCCTCCTCTTTCCTCCGCTGGTCAGCAATGCCCCCCCCACCGCCGGGAAGGGGGTTAGGACGTGTCCTTCAGCTCGGGACtggggggctgcggagggggcACCTCCGCCGAGGGCGACTGCATCTCCTGGGCGCTGCCTGCGAGGAGAGACCAGGGTATGAGAAACACAGAATCCCAGAACCtgagactggcaggggttggaagggccctctggagatcatcccgtccaaccccctgccacagcagggtcacccacagcaggtggcacaggaacgcctccaggcggctttggaatgtctccagagacggagactccaccacctctctgggcagcctgtgccagggctctgacaccctcacagcaaagaagttcctccccatcttgaggtggaacttcctatgctcaagtttgtgcccgttaccccttgtcctgtcgctgggcaccactgagaagagcctggccccatcctcctgacacccaccctttcagtatttataagtgttgatgagatcccccctcagtcatcttttttccagactgaagagacccaaatccctcagcctttcttcataagagaggtgttccagtcccctcagcatcttggtagccctttgctgtcccctctccagcagttccctgtccttcttgatccggagagcccagaactggacccagcactccaggtgtggcctccccagggcagagtagagggggaggatgacctccctccacctgctggccacgctcttcttgatggaccccaggatgccattggccacaggggcccattgctggctcatggtcaccctgttgtccaccaggactccaaggtctctctctacagagctgctctccagcaggtcagaccccagcctgtcctggttcTTGTCCTGGTTCCTGCCCCACCCCACATTGTCGTCCATCTTCCCCATCACCCACCTGCACTCAGGGACATCTCGGCCAGCTTGAGGGGCAGGTCGGAGGGGCTGACGCCGGCTGGTGAGCCCAGGATATCGGGTAGGGCATTGCGCCGGCCCGTTCTCCCGGAGGATGCAAAGTCCAGCACGGGTTCCACCTCGGTCATGCTAACCCTGGAGAGACATGGTCCCCTCCCCATGAGCCCCTCTGAGCATGGAGGTCAAAGAAGAcctggcgccggtccaggcaggATGCTCTGGCTGGGGGCACGCAGGaccccctgcctgcagctgccctgggagTGGGGCTGAGTCCCCTGCCCACCCTGACTGGGCTCTCTAGGAGCGGACGCAGGGCCACCCTGCCTATGGACTCTCCCCTGCCCAgggttcatagaatcatggaatggttcaggttggaagagaccctaaagcccatccagtgccaccccctgccctgggcagggacacctcccaccagcccaggttgctccaagccccggccaacctggccttgaacccctccagggatggggcagccacagcttctctgggcaacctgggccaggggctcaccgccctcacagtaaagaatttcttccccagatctcatctcaatctcctctcttccagtataaaaccgttcccccttgtcccatggctcccctccctgctccagagtccctccccagctttcctggagcccctttagggcctggaaggggctggaaggtctccccggagcctcctcttctccaggctgaacccccccagctctctcagcctgtccccacagcagaggggctccagccctcccagcatctccggggcctcctctggccccgctccaacagctccgtgtccttctgctgttggtgccccagcgctggaggcagcactgcaggggggtcagaatcatagaatgtgttgggttggaagggccctttacaggtctagtccaaccccccagacCTCCAGCTCTGGTCTCCcctgagcagaggggcagaatccccccctcgccctgctgcccatgccgctggggatgcagccccaggctgcggggggtttctgggctgccagtgcacgttgtTGGgtcgtgtggagcttctcaccgaccagcacccccaagtccttctccccagggctgctctcagtacAGCACCTTTGGGTGCTGTGATCTCTGCTGGTCACAGCAGCATGGAGTCAGGGGGTGTCTTCAGGGGTCCCAGCAGCACCCCCCCCACGCCCAGCAGCCTTACCGGGCAccctccagcctggcctgccGCTGTgtctcccctgtgcccagggtccCACTCCGCTCCCCGGGCTGGCGGTTCCCCCTCCCGACGTCTCTCGGCCAGCAAGGGACCCCACGGGGGACGGGGGCTCCGGCCTGGGTCCCCTCTGGCTCTGAcctgggggaaggcagagcaggggGTCAGCGAtggctcctggggctggagcGAGCGGGTGGCAAGCCCGTGAGAGGGGGAGGCTGTGTCCCCGTGCAGGGCATCCTTAGCACCCGGGGGGGGCTACACCAAGCCAGGCTGTGAAGGGCAGGGCCCCCCAGTCAAtggtgggcaggcaggagggggggatGGCAgccagggatggatggagagcagggaTGGGCGCAGGGAGGTGGGACAGGGCACAGCGGGACCAGCTGCAGTGCCAGGGGACAAGGACATGTCGCCCCCCAACCTGGAGACCCCGCCACGTCCCTCTCTCCGAGCCAGGGCAGGCGGTGGTGATGCTGGCGACccctgggtgggtggggggcTCTCCTGGGGTGCCCCTGTCACCGTGCAGATCCCATGGCGTGGCGCCGGCCCGGTGCGCGGCGCTATGGGACCTCACCGGGCTGTTTGCTCAGCGCTAGTAAAGCTTTTGGAGGTTTGCAGAAGGGTTTTGGAGCTAcaggcagggggtggcacagggtggcACAGGACCTTGCAGGGACAGGGGTGGCCTccaccctccccaaaccccctccaacccctcatggggcacagggaccccccccaaaccaccaccaGGCTGGATGCTGGTGGCAATGCTGGGACTGGTGTCCCCAAACTGGTGGCCGTGGGAGCTTgtcctgctgcgggggggggggggcatgaaCTCACCAGCGTCCCCCTGGGAATCGCTCTCCGGCAGAGGACGAGTCAAGGTCCCCAAGTCCTTGGGCGCAGGTGCCGTGCCGAGCGGGACGAGTGACCCTGGCTGCATGCgaggaggagaaataaatgaTTAACCAGGAGGTGATTAGTCACCGGGCAGCTGCTGCGCACGGGGCAGGACCCAGGCCCtttgcaggtggggaaactgaggcagggagcgaGGCTCAGGTGGGTGACAAGGGCAGGGTTGGTGGCACTGCCAGCGGTGGCTGTGCCGTGGCAAAGACACAGCGGAGGCGTGATGCTCCCGGCACGGCGGTGTGTACGCACGTGCAGCGCCTGCGGCACTCgggcacacgtgtgtgcacgtTCGCCTGCATCACCTCTGGCTGGGGCCTTGTGTGTGAGCGTACGTGTACACGCAGCCGGAGCGGAGCCCCAGGGTGTGCATGTGTGGTGGCCACACATGTGCATGCATGGTGACCTATGGCACATGTATGTGCATGCTTGGCGTCCCTTGGCACAGGTATGCGCAGAGGTGGTGCATTGtagcatgtgtgtgtgcatgcacgaCACCCTCTGGCACACGTCTGTGCATGCATGGTGTCCCATGGCACATGTGTATTCATGCATGGTTTCCCAtggcatgtgtgtgtgcatgcatggcTTCCCCTGGcacatgtatgtgcatgtgtggtGTTCCATggcacacgtgtgtgcatgcataaGTGTCCTACGGCACATGTGTGCATGCTTGGCATCCCTTGGCACATGTATGTGCATACGTGGTGCATTGTagcacacgtgtgtgcatgcatgaCACCCTCTggcacatgtgtgtgcacgcatgGCATCCCCTGGCACATGTGTATTCATGCGTGGTGTCCCATGGCACACGTGTGTGCATACATAGTGTCCCATGGCacatgtgtgtgcgtgcatggcATCTCCTGGAGCATGTATGTGCATACGTGGTGCAGTGTagcacatgtgtgtgcacacatggcATCTCCTGGCACATGTGTATTCATGTGCGGTGTCCCATggcacacgtgtgtgcatgccTGGCATCCCCTGGCACACGTGTGTTCATGCGTGGTGTCACATGGCACATGCGTGTGCATGCATAGTGTCCCGTGACACGCGTGTGTCCATGCATGGCGCCCCctggcacacgcgtgtgcagacATGCTGCATTGTggcatatgtgtgtgcatgcatggcATCCCCTGGCACACATGGTGCACGCCGTGTGCTCTGTATGCACGCCAGCACACGCGTGCACCCCTATGTCAGCGTGAGAGCTCCTGCCAGCTCCCGTTAGTGCCGGCGCCGTGTCACCTCCTGGTGACAGAGTTTCTCGACACAGAGCACACGTCCAAGCTCACGTCCCTGCTCTGGCACTGAGTGCCCCACAGCAACGCCCGCTTGCCTGCGGGGAGTCCCTGCTTCGGGCACCGGGACATGGGTGGGCGGCGTGTGACATCCGTGACGGCAGCGGAGCCCCCGCCGTGTCACCCTGGCAACCGttgggggacaggggctggggggagccggggctcaCACGCCTGGCGTGCGTGTCGGCGTGAGCACGCGAGCGTGCACAAGCGCACACGTGTGTACGTACGTGTTCACACAGGTGTACATAAAGTCATGCACGCACACATGCaaccacacatgcacacagacgcATAGAAGCATCCGTGCACGTGCGCAGGCATGCATGCGGAGATGCACGTGCGCATGAATGCACATGtgtacacacatgtacacacacacacacacacatgcacatgcacagatGGGCTCTCTGCACACCCCAGCAAGAAGGATTCCGGCGGGGCTGGACCGAAGCTGCCTTcccagcagccccggccgctccggCTGGCTCATGCGCTGGAGAACCGGGCAAGAACCAGCCATCAGGACCGGGCTGGATCCTGCCCATCTCCTTCCCGCAGCTACACATCTCCGGGGACGCCGGGGACGGGGTGCCTGGGACATGGGCAGGGGCTACACCCCAAATGCTCACCCCACGCCCCGAAAAGCCATGCAGAGGGATCAGGACTTCCGTACCGGCACAGATGGAAAAGCTGCTGGGACCCCCGAAGGGACCGAAACCCCTGGGGGGTTGTCACAGCGAGGGGGGAATACTGAGCACGCCTGGGATGAAGCATCGCTGGCCCAGGGAGCCCAGCGGACTGTCCCCTCTCCCTCTGCGTCCCTGGGCTCCCTTGGGAGCCAGGTCTGAGGTACCAATGCCCACCCCGTGCCCAGCACTGccgcgtccccccagccccacaggcacAAATCCAGCCCAATGCTGGGCAAATAACGTTGCATAAACCCTGGGTCTCTGCTGGGCGAGAGGAGATTTCCCTCCTAAGCAGGGACCGGTTCTGGGAGGCTTAGTGTGGTCTCAACTTAAAAAAGCTCCTGGAGTCACATGGAAGGTCCTCGGGGCCGCTGGCTCCTGCTTTAGTGCCCCTAATGGGATATCGGAAGGTAGGACAGAAATAAACCTTAATCCCTCCCAGAGATGGGCTGGGGTGGAAGATACCAGGAAGAGGTGGCAGGAGGACATGGCACGGGGACATGTCGTGTCCCTTTGGTCAAGTCCCTTGGGAACTGAGCCAGGCCCCATCATGGCAAAAGCTTCCTCTTGCACAGAGGCCACCAGGAGACCAGAAAATGTCCTACAAGGCCATGTCCAggctgggatgccccagccctcGGGCATCTTCATGCAACGCAACGTCCTCCCAACACAAGAGCTCCATCCCCGGGGTGCCACTGAGCCCTGACGCTCTCGTGCCACACGGGCAAGAACCATGGCCACACGTTGAGCTGCTGCTGTGGGCCGGGGGTGCTCAGTAACACAATTTGGCCGTGGCGATGATGAAttaaagcagaagagaggaaggcGATGGTCTGGCTGAAGGCCAGCCGGGCGAGATGCAAAGTGATCACAAGATGAAAGAGATGAGGAAACGAGGTTTTGCCATCCCACCCCATCACGTGCTGCTGCGGATCCCCACCCCACGGCCCAGCATCCAGGCTGCCTGGGCAGCTTGTGCAGGATTAGACCTTGCCTTCACCAAGCTCCTTGCAGGATGATCTGCAGGAAACATCTGAGCCCTGTTTTGGGTGCTTCCCCACTGCTCGTCTCTAGTGTTTGGAGCCCGGAGCAGCCTGGGGAGCGCCGGTACCTGCAGGCAGTGGGAAGGagggctcctgccccagcccctgctccctgcGTGCCTGCTCTTTGCTCCAACCCTCCTCATCCcagcccaaaaaaacccaaacccatggCTTGTGAAGGAGGTGCTACAGCTGGACACCCCTACCGAGACCTGGAGCATCAGCCCTGGGAGTAAGACTCGTTTGGCGTGAGAAGAACCCaactccttcttcctcttccccctcttcctcctcctctcccagccatGGGCCAAGGAAGCTGCAGGATGGACCCAGCCCGGGGACTGACCGGGGTTGGAAACAGCCACCCCTTCCCTTACCATCAGCAGGCAGGGACACCAGGCGCAGGCAGGGAGGACACCAGGcgcaggcaggaacaggcagggacACGCTACGGCCACCCTGAGCCAGACTCGGGCTTTGCCGTCAAAGGAAGGAAACCAGCCAAGGGTGTTTGGACGAACTCGGTCCCGTCCTGCCAGGGTTTGGGTAGGCTGGGAGCAGGGTTTGGTGGTGGAGGTCATCCGTCTGCCGTGGCATCATTCCTGCTTGAAGGTATGACCTAATCTCCCA
This window harbors:
- the LOC141733000 gene encoding cAMP-dependent protein kinase inhibitor beta-like, with amino-acid sequence MTEVEPVLDFASSGRTGRRNALPDILGSPAGVSPSDLPLKLAEMSLSAGSAQEMQSPSAEVPPPQPPSPELKDTS